The DNA segment CGGGTTTGTCAGCAAGGGTTGTAAGGCTACGAGACTGTCTGGCCAATTTTTACCGACGGCGCCTCGCGACGGCGCCCGTCGGTCCAACTCTTAAAGGGCGAGTTCGCTGTCCTTGATATCGCTGATCGGTGCAAGTATGGGCAGTTCGAACGGGCGCAAGTCGCTGCGTTCGGCGGTGAGGCGCGGCCAGTCGGGATTGACAAGCGCGCCGCGGCCGAGCGCGATCATGTCCGCTCCCGCTCCCATCACCTGCTCAGCGCGCGCAAGATCGTGCAGGCTGCCATTGGCGATGAGGAAGAGACGCGGCGCATGACGGCGGGCAAGCGATACGAGAGAGATGTCGCCACCTTTGAAAGCCGGCTGCCAGGCTTCGAACTCCGTCACATGAACGAAATCAGCCGGGCTCTCAGCCAGTGCCTCGAACACTCTCGCCGCGCCCTGTTCGCGCTCCGCCCATTTGTGCCGGAAGTCGTTGACCTTCCCCTGGGAGAGGCGCAGGCCGAGCGGCACGGATGGGCCGATCGCCGCGCGCACGGCCTTGAGCACTTCCAGCGATAGGCCAAGGCGAGTGACGATGTCGCCGCCCCAACGGTCTTCGCGTTGATTGGTATAGTCGGTGAAGAACTGGTCGAGCAGATAGCCGTTGGCGCCGTGGATCTCGATGCCATCGAAACCGGCGGCCTCGATCGCCAGGCGCGCTGCGCTGGCGAAGCCCTCGATCGCCTCGGCGATCTCGGCCTCGCTGATCTCGCGCGGCATGGCATAGGGACCGTCGCCATGGTAGCCGGTCATCTGGCCGCCTTTCGGGCGGATGGCCGAGGGACCTACTGTATCGGGACGGTAAGGATTGCCTTGCGCCAGCGCGCCGCCATGCATGAGCTGCGCGAAGGTCCTGCCGCCGGCTGCATGGACCGCATCGACGACGTGGTGCCAGGCGTCCGCCTGTTCCCGGTCAGTCAAGCCGGGTTGGCCGAAATAGGCCTGGGCGTAGGCCTTGTCGGTGTATATGCCTTCGGTCGTCACCAGACTGAAGCCGCCGCGCGCGAAGCGCTCGTAGTAGCGCACCATGCGTTCACCCGGCACACCAGCGGACGAGGCGCTGATGCGTGTCATCGGTGCCACCGACATACGGTTGGCGAAATCCAGCCCCTTGAGGCTGGTACCGGTGAAAACCGGTGAGGGGATCATCGCCGGTGCGTTCATGTCAGCGGTCCCCATCAAGCGCGATCGCTTCGATCTCGATCAGCGCCTCAGGTGAATAGAGAGAGGAGACCTCGATCATGCTTTCGGCTGGGTAGGGGGCGGAAAACCACCTGCGACGGAGTTCTACGAGCTTCCCTGAGTCTCCCATGGAGCGCAGGAAGATTGTGGTCTTAACGACCCTGTCGAGCCCGGAGCCGGCTGCTTTCAGGGCGCGGTCGAGATTGCGGAAGGCCTGTTCGGCCTGGCGGTCGAAGCCGCCGGCTGCGATTTCGCCGTCGTCGCCGATAGCCGCCTGGCCCGAAATGAAGACAAAGCCGTTGGCCTTGATCGCCTGCGACAGCAGGAAAGGCGCATAGGGATCGGGCTCGGTGACGACCTGTTCGAGAGGCATGGGATGTCCTTTCAAGACTGGAGAGGGAGTGATTTCACGCGCGTCCACGTCAGCGGTCCTTGTCGAGCGCGATCGCCTCGATCTCTATCAGTGCCTCAGGTGAATAGAGCGAGGAGACCTCGATGATGCTGTCGGCCGGGTAGGGCGCGGAGAACCACTTGCGGCGCAGTTCGACGACCTTTGAGAAGTTCTCCATCGAGCGCAGGAAGATCGTAACCTTGACGATCTTGTCGAGCCCGGAACCGGCGGCCTTGAGCGCGCGGTCGAGGTTGCGGAAGGCCTGTTCGGCCTGGCGGTCGAAGCCGCCGCCTACGATTTCGCCGTCGTCGCCGATAGCCGCCTGGCCCGAAACGAAGACCAAGCCGTTGGCCCTGATCGCCTGCGAGAGCAGAAAGGGCGCATAGGGATCCGGGTTCGTGACGACCTGTTCGAGAAACATGGGGGCGTCCTTTCATGCTTGAGATTTTCTCAGCTCGGCACCGTTGCCTTGCTTGTGGAAGACAATATGCTGAGGCAGTCACGCGCTGACAAAGGACCATTTCTCAGCCAATAGATGATCTGAATTCATGTATGGGGGAATAATGAGGAAGTTGCCGCCGCTGGGCGCTCTGCGGGTTTTCGAAGCGGCTGCCCGGCGGCTGAGCTTCAAGCATGCCGCGGAGGAACTGAACGTTTCGGCGACCGCCGTCAGCCATCAGATCCGCCAGTTGGAGGAGATGCTGAACGTCAAGCTCTTCGAGCGCGGAACGCGACAGGTGCATCTGACCGCCGCGGGAAAGGCGCTGTTTCCAGTGCTGCGCGACGGCTTGGACCGCTTCGAACAGGCGATCGCAGACGTGCGTCGCCAGCAGGCAAGCAAGGTGGCGCGGCTCACTTCCACCGTCGCCTTTGTCGCCAAGCGCCTAGCGCCGCTCACGGGTTCGTTTCGCGAGGCATATCCGGATTGGACGTTGCGTCTCGATGCCTCCAACCGGACCGTCGATCTGGAGGCAGATGCGGACGCCGCTATCCGTCTCGGTGGCGGGAACTATCCAGGCCTTGTTACAGAGACGCTGTTTGAGGATCGCTTCGCGCCGGTCTGCGCGCCGCGCCTAGCTCCGACGAGCGCTGTCGATCTTCGGCATGCGACGCTCATTCATTTCGATTGGGGGGCCGCAAGGCGCGACGATCCGCGGGCGCCGGTCTGGCGGCAATGGCTGGCGCGGGCCGGCGTCGAAAACGTCGACGCGAGCGCTGGCATTTCCTTCACCGACGAGATCCATGCGGTCCAGGCCGTGGTGGCCGGGCAGGGGATTGGGCTGCTGAGCCTCACACTGGTGGCGGAAGAGCTCGCCTCTGGCATCCTCGTCCAACCATTTTTGCTGTCGCTCGAAGCCGACCGCTACGATCTCGTCTACAGCCCGCGCATGGCCGACCGACCGGCGACGCGTGTGTTGCGCGACTGGGTGATGGCGCAATTTGGCGGCAGCGACTGCCGGCTCGTGTCGTGACGCCTTGGCACCGCGCCGGCCGCCTCGATCATTTCATGGAAATGGCGCTAAGACGGCGACAGCAGTTTTATCTCCTTCGAGAGGAGAGCCGCCCTGCGAAGAACCCGACGTTCGACGAGGTCAGCATTCGCATCGCCTCACCGGTACCTTTCCAAGCCGCCGTGGAGAGTTACATAAGTGCAATCGTCCTGATCTTGGCCGCCCAATGGTGATCGCTGTCCGCAATCTTAGGAAATCCTTCGAGACTGCCGAAGGGCGGCTTGAGGTGTTGAGAGGGATCAACCTCGATCTCGGCGCGGGTGACAGCGTTGCCCTCACAGGGGAATCTGGCAGCGGAAAGAGCACACTCCTGCATCTCGTAGCCGGCCTCGACCGCCCGGACTCAGGCGAGATCGTGATCGGGGGCCGAGACATTTCCAAGCTGAACGACCGGGACCGCGCCGCCTATAGGCGGACAGAAGTCGGCCTCGTGTTTCAGCAGTTCAACC comes from the Sinorhizobium garamanticum genome and includes:
- a CDS encoding NADH:flavin oxidoreductase: MNAPAMIPSPVFTGTSLKGLDFANRMSVAPMTRISASSAGVPGERMVRYYERFARGGFSLVTTEGIYTDKAYAQAYFGQPGLTDREQADAWHHVVDAVHAAGGRTFAQLMHGGALAQGNPYRPDTVGPSAIRPKGGQMTGYHGDGPYAMPREISEAEIAEAIEGFASAARLAIEAAGFDGIEIHGANGYLLDQFFTDYTNQREDRWGGDIVTRLGLSLEVLKAVRAAIGPSVPLGLRLSQGKVNDFRHKWAEREQGAARVFEALAESPADFVHVTEFEAWQPAFKGGDISLVSLARRHAPRLFLIANGSLHDLARAEQVMGAGADMIALGRGALVNPDWPRLTAERSDLRPFELPILAPISDIKDSELAL
- a CDS encoding RidA family protein yields the protein MPLEQVVTEPDPYAPFLLSQAIKANGFVFISGQAAIGDDGEIAAGGFDRQAEQAFRNLDRALKAAGSGLDRVVKTTIFLRSMGDSGKLVELRRRWFSAPYPAESMIEVSSLYSPEALIEIEAIALDGDR
- a CDS encoding RidA family protein, which produces MFLEQVVTNPDPYAPFLLSQAIRANGLVFVSGQAAIGDDGEIVGGGFDRQAEQAFRNLDRALKAAGSGLDKIVKVTIFLRSMENFSKVVELRRKWFSAPYPADSIIEVSSLYSPEALIEIEAIALDKDR
- a CDS encoding LysR substrate-binding domain-containing protein; amino-acid sequence: MYGGIMRKLPPLGALRVFEAAARRLSFKHAAEELNVSATAVSHQIRQLEEMLNVKLFERGTRQVHLTAAGKALFPVLRDGLDRFEQAIADVRRQQASKVARLTSTVAFVAKRLAPLTGSFREAYPDWTLRLDASNRTVDLEADADAAIRLGGGNYPGLVTETLFEDRFAPVCAPRLAPTSAVDLRHATLIHFDWGAARRDDPRAPVWRQWLARAGVENVDASAGISFTDEIHAVQAVVAGQGIGLLSLTLVAEELASGILVQPFLLSLEADRYDLVYSPRMADRPATRVLRDWVMAQFGGSDCRLVS